The Danio rerio strain Tuebingen ecotype United States chromosome 1, GRCz12tu, whole genome shotgun sequence genome includes a region encoding these proteins:
- the herc56.2 gene encoding E3 ISG15--protein ligase HERC5.2 isoform X2 — translation MDKYTVCRPLKGLDNTKVIQIACGDQHSVALSNDGQLFVWGENAHGQLGLRKEQALIQSPQHLQSLCGIPVAQISAGGNHSFVLSLSGVVFGWGSNSAGQLGLGDTTDRFVPTIVKSLSGKKTVSISCGGEHTATLSKGGTVFTFGSGGFGQLGHNSLKDEHHPRLVAELWGSKVSQVTCGRHHTLVLVALTNRIYSFGCGMQGQLGNGEQVKQSVPLPVLLPTDCNCEFTMEKIIAGEKHSFALFFKNPGNESTKPKSSMNGGILTLNDRMIDRWVSGSYPWPTVKKEIKKVFSSAVCLNGSFLKPSLDEQDFDLVGKSFSKLTDNEKVISEVVKVIQQTLLPSLNPKPAHEESLRLYLLLPELIKGLEQYQRSELNKALASKILQLNSAAREMLEMFWSKLPDDWLKSLVKLFHKESADLIDYMSVCAMDSDLKHLQNLLRILQMAYKVCCSTHRDITISDFIIYEISDLLNALQATIDDLADWDPFVDYVYMMKLRDYFIKTLEILVKFPFVADYASKRGIFNHLEIKMIRRSSNRFLGNATFNVLHINRESLLMDTLKYLRQNTHSFSHLSRVAFIGEDGIDMRGLSAEFFSLISKSFLKWDKKILEVHPSSLVWFNPHHTRGNKNFYYLGVICGMALYNRHHINIDFPLALFKKLLQQKPSLDDLEELSPVEARSLKNLLKEDEEVVDLLFLDFTVKGHELVPNGSQIQVNKVNRQKYVDLYVDFVFNKSVKTQFEQFTRGFSKGCPLDAWTMFHPEELQELLHGSPQYNWKEFQQSASYEGCSASDELIKNFWTVFFELSEEHKKKFLMFLYGTERVPAGGFSKRRIKISTRDCPDPDDHLPKAQTCFGRLVLPKYTDINTLRNKLTHAINVCEVFGLE, via the exons ATGGACAAATACACAGTGTGCAG GCCTCTTAAAGGTCTGGACAACACAAAGGTGATTCAGATCGCATGTGGAGACCAGCATTCAGTGGCGCTGAGCAATG ATGGTCAGTTGTTCGTTTGGGGCGAGAACGCTCATGGTCAGCTGGGTTTGAGGAAAGAGCAGGCCCTCATTCAGTCTCCTCAACACCTCCAGAGTCTGTGTGGGATCCCAGTGGCTCAGATCAGCGCTGGAGGAAACCACAGCTTTGTGTTGTCTCTGTCAGGAGTCGTGTTTGGGTGGGGGAGCAACTCTGCTGGACAGCTGGGTCTCGGAGACACTACAG ACAGATTCGTCCCTACAATTGTTAAAAGCTTGAGTGGAAAGAAAACAGTGTCCATCTCATGTGGAGGAGAACACACTGCCACTCTGTCAAAG GGAGGAACAGTGTTCACATTTGGATCAGGAGGTTTCGGTCAGCTTGGGCACAACTCACTTAAAGATGAACATCATCCACGACTGGTTGCTGAACTGTGGGGATCTAAAGTGTCACAGGTCACATGTGGGAG ACATCACACTCTTGTATTAGTTGCATTAACAAATCGGATCTACTCATTTGGATGTGGGATGCAAGGGCAGCTGGGAAATGGAGAACAGGTCAAGCAGTCTGTGCCGTTACCAGTGCTTCTGCCAActg ACTGTAATTGTGAATTTACGATGGAAAAAATAATCGCTGGAGAAAAGCATTCATTTGCCTTGTTTTTCAAA AATCCTGGGAATGAGTCTACTAAACCTAAATCTAGCATGAATGGAGGTATTTTGACACTAAATGACAGAATGATTGACCGCTGGGTGTCTGGAAGTTACCCATGGCCAACAGTAAAGAA GGAAATCAAAAAAGTTTTCTCATCTGCCGTCTGCTTAAATGGAAGTTTTCTCAAACCAAG CCTCGATGAGCAGGATTTTGACCTGGTTGGGAAATCTTTTTCAAAGTTAACAGACAATGAAAAAGTGATCTCAGAG GTGGTGAAGGTGATTCAGCAGACACTGCTGCCATCTCTGAATCCAAAGCCAGCTCATGAGGAATCACTGAGACTTTATCTTCTCCTCCCTGAGCTTATCAAAGGTCTCGAGCAATACCAAAGAAGTGAACTTAATAAAGCTCTGGCCTCTAAAATCCTTCAGCTGAATTCTGCTGCTCGTGAGATGTTAG AGATGTTCTGGTCCAAACTTCCAGATGACTGGCTCAAAAGCTTGGTGAAGCTATTTCACAAAGAATCTGCTGATCTGATTGACTATATGTCAGTGTGTGCAATGGATTCGGATCTCAAACACCTGCAGAACTTATTGCGAATCCTTCAGATGGCCTATAAG GTCTGTTGCAGTACCCACAGAGACATCACTATTAGTGATTTCATCATTTATGAGATCAGTGATCTTCTAAATGCG cTGCAGGCCACCATAGATGACCTGGCCGATTGGGATCCATTCGTGGATTATGTTTACATGATGAAATTGAGAGATTATTTCATT AAAACACTTGAAATATTGGTCAAGTTCCCTTTTGTGGCTGACTATGCATCTAAACGGGGAATTTTTAAT CACCTTGAGATTAAAATGATACGGAGATCTTCAAACAGGTTTTTAGGCAATGCCACGTTCAACGTGTTGCACATAAACAGAGAGTCATTGTTGATGGACACACTGAAGTATCTCAGGCAAAACACCCACTCATTTTCCCATCTATCAAGG GTGGCGTTCATCGGGGAGGATGGAATAGATATGAGGGGTTTATCAGCAGAATTCTTCTCTCTTATCTCCAAGTCTTTTCTTAAATGGGATAAAAAGATTCTGGAAGTTCATCCGAGTTCACTGGTTTGGTTCAATCCTCAT CATACACGGGGCAATAAAAATTTCTACTATCTTGGAGTGATCTGTGGAATGGCGCTCTACAACAGACATCACATCAACATTGACTTTCCACTGGCCTTATTCAAGAAACTCCTCCAGCAGAAGCCCAGTCTGGATGATCTGGAGGAGCTTTCACCTGTGGAGGCCAG AAGCCTGAAAAACCTTCTTAAGGAGGATGAGGAAGTAGTGGATTTACTCTTTTTGGATTTCACG GTCAAAGGGCATGAACTCGTTCCAAATGGAAGTCAAATTCAAGTAAACAAAGTTAACAG ACAGAAGTATGTGGATTTGTACGTtgactttgtgttcaacaagtcTGTGAAGACTCAGTTTGAGCAGTTTACGAGAGGGTTCTCTAAGGGCTGCCCGCTCGATGCGTGGACCATGTTTCACCCTGAAGAGCTGCAGGAGCTTCTCCACGGCTCTCCTCAATATAACTGGAAGGAGTTTCAACAG TCGGCTTCCTATGAAGGCTGTTCTGCCTCTGATGAGCTCATCAAGAACTTCTGGACTGTTTTCTTTGAGCTCTCTGAAGAACACAAGAAGAAATTTCTAA TGTTCTTGTATGGAACGGAGCGTGTACCTGCTGGAGGTTTCTCAAAGCGCCGTATCAAGATTTCTACAAGAGACTGTCCTGATCCAGATGACCATTTACCAAAGGCCCAGACCTGTTTTGGCAGATTAGTTCTTCCGAAATACACTGATATCAACACACTTCGCAACAAGCTAACACACGCAATAAACGTTTGTGAGGTTTTTGGTCTAGAGTAA
- the herc56.2 gene encoding E3 ISG15--protein ligase HERC5.2: MLCYWGAQVREGFGLLKPEQVRHGNGGVKSICPKSAVQDMSAGKTFVGFIRDGKVSVLRLRDEDCNQDGKLKQLDLKREKIRSIVCGEDGAVLLADGGKVLLMDKYTVCRPLKGLDNTKVIQIACGDQHSVALSNDGQLFVWGENAHGQLGLRKEQALIQSPQHLQSLCGIPVAQISAGGNHSFVLSLSGVVFGWGSNSAGQLGLGDTTDRFVPTIVKSLSGKKTVSISCGGEHTATLSKGGTVFTFGSGGFGQLGHNSLKDEHHPRLVAELWGSKVSQVTCGRHHTLVLVALTNRIYSFGCGMQGQLGNGEQVKQSVPLPVLLPTDCNCEFTMEKIIAGEKHSFALFFKNPGNESTKPKSSMNGGILTLNDRMIDRWVSGSYPWPTVKKEIKKVFSSAVCLNGSFLKPSLDEQDFDLVGKSFSKLTDNEKVISEVVKVIQQTLLPSLNPKPAHEESLRLYLLLPELIKGLEQYQRSELNKALASKILQLNSAAREMLEMFWSKLPDDWLKSLVKLFHKESADLIDYMSVCAMDSDLKHLQNLLRILQMAYKVCCSTHRDITISDFIIYEISDLLNAATIDDLADWDPFVDYVYMMKLRDYFIKTLEILVKFPFVADYASKRGIFNHLEIKMIRRSSNRFLGNATFNVLHINRESLLMDTLKYLRQNTHSFSHLSRVAFIGEDGIDMRGLSAEFFSLISKSFLKWDKKILEVHPSSLVWFNPHHTRGNKNFYYLGVICGMALYNRHHINIDFPLALFKKLLQQKPSLDDLEELSPVEARSLKNLLKEDEEVVDLLFLDFTVKGHELVPNGSQIQVNKVNRQKYVDLYVDFVFNKSVKTQFEQFTRGFSKGCPLDAWTMFHPEELQELLHGSPQYNWKEFQQSASYEGCSASDELIKNFWTVFFELSEEHKKKFLMFLYGTERVPAGGFSKRRIKISTRDCPDPDDHLPKAQTCFGRLVLPKYTDINTLRNKLTHAINVCEVFGLE, encoded by the exons ATGTTGTGTTATTGGGGAGCGCAGGTCCGAGAAGGATTCGGTTTGTTAAAACCTGAGCAGGTCAGACATGGAAACGGGGGGGTTAAATCTATCTGTCCGAAATCAGCTGTTCAGGACATGTCAGCTGGGAAGACTTTCGTTGGATTCATCCGGGATGGGAAGGTGTCGGTGCTGAGACTGCGCGATGAAGACTGTAACCAAGATGGAAAACTAA AACAACTGGATCTAAAAAGGGAGAAAATCAGATCAATTGTCTGTGGAGAAGATGGTGCAGTTCTTCTTGCTGATGGTGGAAAAGTTCTCCTTATGGACAAATACACAGTGTGCAG GCCTCTTAAAGGTCTGGACAACACAAAGGTGATTCAGATCGCATGTGGAGACCAGCATTCAGTGGCGCTGAGCAATG ATGGTCAGTTGTTCGTTTGGGGCGAGAACGCTCATGGTCAGCTGGGTTTGAGGAAAGAGCAGGCCCTCATTCAGTCTCCTCAACACCTCCAGAGTCTGTGTGGGATCCCAGTGGCTCAGATCAGCGCTGGAGGAAACCACAGCTTTGTGTTGTCTCTGTCAGGAGTCGTGTTTGGGTGGGGGAGCAACTCTGCTGGACAGCTGGGTCTCGGAGACACTACAG ACAGATTCGTCCCTACAATTGTTAAAAGCTTGAGTGGAAAGAAAACAGTGTCCATCTCATGTGGAGGAGAACACACTGCCACTCTGTCAAAG GGAGGAACAGTGTTCACATTTGGATCAGGAGGTTTCGGTCAGCTTGGGCACAACTCACTTAAAGATGAACATCATCCACGACTGGTTGCTGAACTGTGGGGATCTAAAGTGTCACAGGTCACATGTGGGAG ACATCACACTCTTGTATTAGTTGCATTAACAAATCGGATCTACTCATTTGGATGTGGGATGCAAGGGCAGCTGGGAAATGGAGAACAGGTCAAGCAGTCTGTGCCGTTACCAGTGCTTCTGCCAActg ACTGTAATTGTGAATTTACGATGGAAAAAATAATCGCTGGAGAAAAGCATTCATTTGCCTTGTTTTTCAAA AATCCTGGGAATGAGTCTACTAAACCTAAATCTAGCATGAATGGAGGTATTTTGACACTAAATGACAGAATGATTGACCGCTGGGTGTCTGGAAGTTACCCATGGCCAACAGTAAAGAA GGAAATCAAAAAAGTTTTCTCATCTGCCGTCTGCTTAAATGGAAGTTTTCTCAAACCAAG CCTCGATGAGCAGGATTTTGACCTGGTTGGGAAATCTTTTTCAAAGTTAACAGACAATGAAAAAGTGATCTCAGAG GTGGTGAAGGTGATTCAGCAGACACTGCTGCCATCTCTGAATCCAAAGCCAGCTCATGAGGAATCACTGAGACTTTATCTTCTCCTCCCTGAGCTTATCAAAGGTCTCGAGCAATACCAAAGAAGTGAACTTAATAAAGCTCTGGCCTCTAAAATCCTTCAGCTGAATTCTGCTGCTCGTGAGATGTTAG AGATGTTCTGGTCCAAACTTCCAGATGACTGGCTCAAAAGCTTGGTGAAGCTATTTCACAAAGAATCTGCTGATCTGATTGACTATATGTCAGTGTGTGCAATGGATTCGGATCTCAAACACCTGCAGAACTTATTGCGAATCCTTCAGATGGCCTATAAG GTCTGTTGCAGTACCCACAGAGACATCACTATTAGTGATTTCATCATTTATGAGATCAGTGATCTTCTAAATGCG GCCACCATAGATGACCTGGCCGATTGGGATCCATTCGTGGATTATGTTTACATGATGAAATTGAGAGATTATTTCATT AAAACACTTGAAATATTGGTCAAGTTCCCTTTTGTGGCTGACTATGCATCTAAACGGGGAATTTTTAAT CACCTTGAGATTAAAATGATACGGAGATCTTCAAACAGGTTTTTAGGCAATGCCACGTTCAACGTGTTGCACATAAACAGAGAGTCATTGTTGATGGACACACTGAAGTATCTCAGGCAAAACACCCACTCATTTTCCCATCTATCAAGG GTGGCGTTCATCGGGGAGGATGGAATAGATATGAGGGGTTTATCAGCAGAATTCTTCTCTCTTATCTCCAAGTCTTTTCTTAAATGGGATAAAAAGATTCTGGAAGTTCATCCGAGTTCACTGGTTTGGTTCAATCCTCAT CATACACGGGGCAATAAAAATTTCTACTATCTTGGAGTGATCTGTGGAATGGCGCTCTACAACAGACATCACATCAACATTGACTTTCCACTGGCCTTATTCAAGAAACTCCTCCAGCAGAAGCCCAGTCTGGATGATCTGGAGGAGCTTTCACCTGTGGAGGCCAG AAGCCTGAAAAACCTTCTTAAGGAGGATGAGGAAGTAGTGGATTTACTCTTTTTGGATTTCACG GTCAAAGGGCATGAACTCGTTCCAAATGGAAGTCAAATTCAAGTAAACAAAGTTAACAG ACAGAAGTATGTGGATTTGTACGTtgactttgtgttcaacaagtcTGTGAAGACTCAGTTTGAGCAGTTTACGAGAGGGTTCTCTAAGGGCTGCCCGCTCGATGCGTGGACCATGTTTCACCCTGAAGAGCTGCAGGAGCTTCTCCACGGCTCTCCTCAATATAACTGGAAGGAGTTTCAACAG TCGGCTTCCTATGAAGGCTGTTCTGCCTCTGATGAGCTCATCAAGAACTTCTGGACTGTTTTCTTTGAGCTCTCTGAAGAACACAAGAAGAAATTTCTAA TGTTCTTGTATGGAACGGAGCGTGTACCTGCTGGAGGTTTCTCAAAGCGCCGTATCAAGATTTCTACAAGAGACTGTCCTGATCCAGATGACCATTTACCAAAGGCCCAGACCTGTTTTGGCAGATTAGTTCTTCCGAAATACACTGATATCAACACACTTCGCAACAAGCTAACACACGCAATAAACGTTTGTGAGGTTTTTGGTCTAGAGTAA
- the herc56.2 gene encoding E3 ISG15--protein ligase HERC5.2 isoform X1 encodes MLCYWGAQVREGFGLLKPEQVRHGNGGVKSICPKSAVQDMSAGKTFVGFIRDGKVSVLRLRDEDCNQDGKLKQLDLKREKIRSIVCGEDGAVLLADGGKVLLMDKYTVCRPLKGLDNTKVIQIACGDQHSVALSNDGQLFVWGENAHGQLGLRKEQALIQSPQHLQSLCGIPVAQISAGGNHSFVLSLSGVVFGWGSNSAGQLGLGDTTDRFVPTIVKSLSGKKTVSISCGGEHTATLSKGGTVFTFGSGGFGQLGHNSLKDEHHPRLVAELWGSKVSQVTCGRHHTLVLVALTNRIYSFGCGMQGQLGNGEQVKQSVPLPVLLPTDCNCEFTMEKIIAGEKHSFALFFKNPGNESTKPKSSMNGGILTLNDRMIDRWVSGSYPWPTVKKEIKKVFSSAVCLNGSFLKPSLDEQDFDLVGKSFSKLTDNEKVISEVVKVIQQTLLPSLNPKPAHEESLRLYLLLPELIKGLEQYQRSELNKALASKILQLNSAAREMLEMFWSKLPDDWLKSLVKLFHKESADLIDYMSVCAMDSDLKHLQNLLRILQMAYKVCCSTHRDITISDFIIYEISDLLNALQATIDDLADWDPFVDYVYMMKLRDYFIKTLEILVKFPFVADYASKRGIFNHLEIKMIRRSSNRFLGNATFNVLHINRESLLMDTLKYLRQNTHSFSHLSRVAFIGEDGIDMRGLSAEFFSLISKSFLKWDKKILEVHPSSLVWFNPHHTRGNKNFYYLGVICGMALYNRHHINIDFPLALFKKLLQQKPSLDDLEELSPVEARSLKNLLKEDEEVVDLLFLDFTVKGHELVPNGSQIQVNKVNRQKYVDLYVDFVFNKSVKTQFEQFTRGFSKGCPLDAWTMFHPEELQELLHGSPQYNWKEFQQSASYEGCSASDELIKNFWTVFFELSEEHKKKFLMFLYGTERVPAGGFSKRRIKISTRDCPDPDDHLPKAQTCFGRLVLPKYTDINTLRNKLTHAINVCEVFGLE; translated from the exons ATGTTGTGTTATTGGGGAGCGCAGGTCCGAGAAGGATTCGGTTTGTTAAAACCTGAGCAGGTCAGACATGGAAACGGGGGGGTTAAATCTATCTGTCCGAAATCAGCTGTTCAGGACATGTCAGCTGGGAAGACTTTCGTTGGATTCATCCGGGATGGGAAGGTGTCGGTGCTGAGACTGCGCGATGAAGACTGTAACCAAGATGGAAAACTAA AACAACTGGATCTAAAAAGGGAGAAAATCAGATCAATTGTCTGTGGAGAAGATGGTGCAGTTCTTCTTGCTGATGGTGGAAAAGTTCTCCTTATGGACAAATACACAGTGTGCAG GCCTCTTAAAGGTCTGGACAACACAAAGGTGATTCAGATCGCATGTGGAGACCAGCATTCAGTGGCGCTGAGCAATG ATGGTCAGTTGTTCGTTTGGGGCGAGAACGCTCATGGTCAGCTGGGTTTGAGGAAAGAGCAGGCCCTCATTCAGTCTCCTCAACACCTCCAGAGTCTGTGTGGGATCCCAGTGGCTCAGATCAGCGCTGGAGGAAACCACAGCTTTGTGTTGTCTCTGTCAGGAGTCGTGTTTGGGTGGGGGAGCAACTCTGCTGGACAGCTGGGTCTCGGAGACACTACAG ACAGATTCGTCCCTACAATTGTTAAAAGCTTGAGTGGAAAGAAAACAGTGTCCATCTCATGTGGAGGAGAACACACTGCCACTCTGTCAAAG GGAGGAACAGTGTTCACATTTGGATCAGGAGGTTTCGGTCAGCTTGGGCACAACTCACTTAAAGATGAACATCATCCACGACTGGTTGCTGAACTGTGGGGATCTAAAGTGTCACAGGTCACATGTGGGAG ACATCACACTCTTGTATTAGTTGCATTAACAAATCGGATCTACTCATTTGGATGTGGGATGCAAGGGCAGCTGGGAAATGGAGAACAGGTCAAGCAGTCTGTGCCGTTACCAGTGCTTCTGCCAActg ACTGTAATTGTGAATTTACGATGGAAAAAATAATCGCTGGAGAAAAGCATTCATTTGCCTTGTTTTTCAAA AATCCTGGGAATGAGTCTACTAAACCTAAATCTAGCATGAATGGAGGTATTTTGACACTAAATGACAGAATGATTGACCGCTGGGTGTCTGGAAGTTACCCATGGCCAACAGTAAAGAA GGAAATCAAAAAAGTTTTCTCATCTGCCGTCTGCTTAAATGGAAGTTTTCTCAAACCAAG CCTCGATGAGCAGGATTTTGACCTGGTTGGGAAATCTTTTTCAAAGTTAACAGACAATGAAAAAGTGATCTCAGAG GTGGTGAAGGTGATTCAGCAGACACTGCTGCCATCTCTGAATCCAAAGCCAGCTCATGAGGAATCACTGAGACTTTATCTTCTCCTCCCTGAGCTTATCAAAGGTCTCGAGCAATACCAAAGAAGTGAACTTAATAAAGCTCTGGCCTCTAAAATCCTTCAGCTGAATTCTGCTGCTCGTGAGATGTTAG AGATGTTCTGGTCCAAACTTCCAGATGACTGGCTCAAAAGCTTGGTGAAGCTATTTCACAAAGAATCTGCTGATCTGATTGACTATATGTCAGTGTGTGCAATGGATTCGGATCTCAAACACCTGCAGAACTTATTGCGAATCCTTCAGATGGCCTATAAG GTCTGTTGCAGTACCCACAGAGACATCACTATTAGTGATTTCATCATTTATGAGATCAGTGATCTTCTAAATGCG cTGCAGGCCACCATAGATGACCTGGCCGATTGGGATCCATTCGTGGATTATGTTTACATGATGAAATTGAGAGATTATTTCATT AAAACACTTGAAATATTGGTCAAGTTCCCTTTTGTGGCTGACTATGCATCTAAACGGGGAATTTTTAAT CACCTTGAGATTAAAATGATACGGAGATCTTCAAACAGGTTTTTAGGCAATGCCACGTTCAACGTGTTGCACATAAACAGAGAGTCATTGTTGATGGACACACTGAAGTATCTCAGGCAAAACACCCACTCATTTTCCCATCTATCAAGG GTGGCGTTCATCGGGGAGGATGGAATAGATATGAGGGGTTTATCAGCAGAATTCTTCTCTCTTATCTCCAAGTCTTTTCTTAAATGGGATAAAAAGATTCTGGAAGTTCATCCGAGTTCACTGGTTTGGTTCAATCCTCAT CATACACGGGGCAATAAAAATTTCTACTATCTTGGAGTGATCTGTGGAATGGCGCTCTACAACAGACATCACATCAACATTGACTTTCCACTGGCCTTATTCAAGAAACTCCTCCAGCAGAAGCCCAGTCTGGATGATCTGGAGGAGCTTTCACCTGTGGAGGCCAG AAGCCTGAAAAACCTTCTTAAGGAGGATGAGGAAGTAGTGGATTTACTCTTTTTGGATTTCACG GTCAAAGGGCATGAACTCGTTCCAAATGGAAGTCAAATTCAAGTAAACAAAGTTAACAG ACAGAAGTATGTGGATTTGTACGTtgactttgtgttcaacaagtcTGTGAAGACTCAGTTTGAGCAGTTTACGAGAGGGTTCTCTAAGGGCTGCCCGCTCGATGCGTGGACCATGTTTCACCCTGAAGAGCTGCAGGAGCTTCTCCACGGCTCTCCTCAATATAACTGGAAGGAGTTTCAACAG TCGGCTTCCTATGAAGGCTGTTCTGCCTCTGATGAGCTCATCAAGAACTTCTGGACTGTTTTCTTTGAGCTCTCTGAAGAACACAAGAAGAAATTTCTAA TGTTCTTGTATGGAACGGAGCGTGTACCTGCTGGAGGTTTCTCAAAGCGCCGTATCAAGATTTCTACAAGAGACTGTCCTGATCCAGATGACCATTTACCAAAGGCCCAGACCTGTTTTGGCAGATTAGTTCTTCCGAAATACACTGATATCAACACACTTCGCAACAAGCTAACACACGCAATAAACGTTTGTGAGGTTTTTGGTCTAGAGTAA